From the Theileria equi strain WA chromosome 4 map unlocalized gcontig_1105316255041, whole genome shotgun sequence genome, one window contains:
- a CDS encoding signal peptide containing protein (encoded by transcript BEWA_050300A): MILKGPFFIICWLHVVRCALGDVEGVSGINSPRENTPHYGLTTSNKLQEFTPYTIYISEDPDGDKVEVLRGEYGGIRYRRYTPKDGVVISSVKSHGMELCRDDGCQNFKLLESFEWDDFVVISLETRGQGMRYFGNINGKWEDVDENLVKELKEVCGTFSAQKAITLDLLAIPKKGLEISRPSKGHPFLTIRPLPNVLIKRIIDGPYTLWVGEGGGVCPLTSFLVKGGTPILAEIYTQGQELEDKVYYLERRMFGWYQITREFYEFLVERFSADSFLVYSHHIVLLLVVFSMDAF; encoded by the coding sequence ATGATATTAAAAGGTCCATTCTTTATAATATGTTGGCTACATGTGGTAAGGTGTGCTTTGGGGGACGTTGAAGGGGTCTCTGGTATAAACTCACCACGTGAAAACACTCCACATTATGGACTAACTACAAGTAATAAATTGCAAGAATTTACTCCGTATACCATCTATATTTCAGAGGATCCAGATGGAGACAAGGTTGAGGTGCTTAGAGGGGAATATGGAGGGATCAGATACAGACGATACACTCCAAAGGACGGAGTGGTAATTTCTTCTGTGAAAAGTCACGGAATGGAATTATGTAGGGATGATGGGtgccaaaattttaaacttttAGAGTCTTTTGAATGGGACGATTTCGTGGTCATTTCTCTCGAAACTCGTGGGCAGGGAATGAGATACTTTGGGAACATTAATGGCAAATGGGAGGATGTCGATGAAAACCTCGTAAAGGAGCTTAAAGAGGTTTGCGGCACGTTTTCAGCTCAGAAAGCAATTACTCTGGACCTTTTGGCTATTCCAAAGAAAGGTCTGGAGATCTCAAGGCCATCAAAGGGTCACCCATTCCTGACAATTCGGCCACTGCCGAATGTACTCATTAAAAGGATTATAGATGGACCTTACACCTTGTGGGTTGGTGAAGGAGGAGGTGTGTGCCCTTTGACATCGTTTCTAGTTAAAGGGGGAACGCCCATACTGGCGGAAATATACACGCAGGGCCAAGAGCTAGAGGACAAGGTCTATTACCTTGAAAGGAGGATGTTTGGGTGGTATCAAATTACCAGAGAATTTTACGAGTTTCTTGTCGAAAGGTTCTCTGCGGATTCATTTCTTGTGTACTCCCATCACATTGTTTTACTACTTGT